From Coffea arabica cultivar ET-39 chromosome 2e, Coffea Arabica ET-39 HiFi, whole genome shotgun sequence, the proteins below share one genomic window:
- the LOC113733091 gene encoding subtilisin-like protease SBT1.1: MDFRNSLLFLALAAATMFTSVVPDVYVVHMDKARMNSLDDSLGASKRWYETVIDSIAEISSSIDEEELKEQETLAPQLLYVYETAITGFAAELSKKQLESLKKMDGFLAATPDELLSLHTTHSTQFLGLRSGRGLWSAPSLASDVIIGVVDTGIWPEHISFHNSGMSPVPSGWKGVCEAGTKFSSSNCNKKLIGARVFSKAYEALVGRINETVDYRSPRDSEGHGTHTASTAAGNIVKNANFFGLAKGSASGMRYTSRIAAYKACYPLGCASSDILAAIDQAVSDGVDILSLSLGGSPRPYYADNMAIAAFGAIANGVFVSSSAGNSGPRSSTVGNTAPWMMTVAANYMDRSFPSGVKLGDGQVFMGASLYYGKATKQLPLVYGETAGAQGAQFCINGSLSPKLVRGKIVVCDRGINSRVEKGEQVKMAGGAGMIIVNTETGGEERFADPHILPATMLGAQAAISIKRYMNSTRKATASIEFYGTAYGNPAPVMAAFSSRGPSAVGPDIIKPDVTAPGVDILAAWPPNISPTRLKSDKRSVKFNFISGTSMSCPHVSGIAALLKSVHKDWSPAAIKSALMTTAYTLDTGMAPISDAASGSSKFATPFAFGSGHVDPEKAADPGLVYDISTEDYLNYLCSLNYNSSQLALFSRNNFTCPDEAAILQPGDLNYPSFAVLFRNNSESITATYKRTVTNVGIPVTAYTARVIQPNGVSVIVEPNVLHFQGIGQKLSYKVSFTTLEGRNLSDSYSFGSVVWISEKHTVTSPIAVTWQ; encoded by the coding sequence ATGGATTTCAGGAACAGCTTGCTCTTTCTGGCTTTAGCAGCTGCAACAATGTTTACTTCAGTGGTACCTGATGTTTATGTGGTTCACATGGATAAGGCTAGAATGAATTCCTTGGATGATTCTCTTGGAGCTTCCAAAAGATGGTACGAAACTGTCATAGACTCTATTGCGGAAATCTCATCTTCAATAGATGAGGAAGAACtaaaagaacaagaaacttTAGCTCCTCAGCTTCTATACGTTTATGAAACTGCCATCACAGGCTTTGCTGCAGAACTCTCCAAAAAAcaacttgaatcactcaaaaaAATGGATGGATTTCTTGCTGCCACCCCGGATGAATTGCTGAGCCTCCATACAACTCATTCCACTCAGTTTCTTGGCCTCAGAAGTGGCAGAGGACTTTGGAGCGCTCCAAGTTTGGCTTCTGATGTAATTATCGGTGTTGTTGATACTGGAATATGGCCTGAGCATATAAGTTTCCACAACTCTGGCATGTCACCAGTTCCCTCCGGGTGGAAAGGCGTATGTGAAGCAGGTACaaagttttcttcttcaaattgtaACAAGAAGCTAATAGGCGCAAGAGTTTTCTCTAAAGCATATGAAGCTTTAGTAGGAAGAATTAATGAAACAGTAGATTATAGATCACCTCGTGACTCGGAAGGGCATGGAACGCACACAGCTTCAACTGCAGCTGGTAACATTGTAAAGAATGCCAACTTCTTTGGTTTGGCTAAGGGTTCAGCTAGTGGCATGAGGTACACGTCTAGGATTGCTGCTTACAAAGCTTGCTATCCCCTAGGTTGTGCAAGCTCTGATATACTAGCAGCCATTGACCAAGCAGTCAGCGATGGCGTTGACATTTTATCATTATCTTTGGGTGGTTCTCCAAGGCCATATTACGCTGACAATATGGCTATCGCTGCATTTGGTGCAATTGCAAATGGAGTCTTTGTTTCCAGCTCAGCAGGCAATTCAGGCCCTAGAAGCTCAACTGTTGGCAACACTGCACCATGGATGATGACCGTTGCTGCAAACTACATGGATCGCAGCTTTCCAAGTGGTGTAAAACTTGGAGATGGACAAGTTTTTATGGGGGCATCATTGTACTATGGCAAGGCTACTAAGCAATTGCCACTTGTATATGGTGAAACTGCTGGTGCCCAGGGAGCTCAGTTTTGCATTAATGGCTCACTGTCCCCAAAGTTGGTCAGGGGAAAGATTGTTGTTTGTGACAGAGGAATAAATTCAAGAGTTgaaaagggagagcaagtgAAGATGGCTGGTGGTGCCGGAATGATAATAGTAAACACAGAAACTGGAGGCGAAGAACGGTTTGCTGATCCACACATCCTGCCAGCCACAATGCTGGGAGCTCAAGCTGCCATTTCTATCAAAAGATACATGAATTCGACAAGAAAGGCAACAGCATCGATTGAATTTTACGGAACAGCGTATGGCAATCCTGCACCAGTTATGGCAGCATTTTCTTCCAGAGGACCTAGCGCAGTTGGACCCGACATCATTAAGCCTGATGTTACTGCACCTGGTGTGGACATATTAGCAGCATGGCCACCTAATATTAGTCCAACAAGGCTAAAGAGCGACAAAAGAAGTGTCAAATTTAACTTCATTTCTGGCACTTCAATGTCCTGTCCTCATGTTAGTGGCATAGCTGCGCTTCTAAAATCTGTTCACAAGGACTGGTCACCAGCAGCGATTAAGTCTGCTTTGATGACAACTGCTTATACCCTAGACACTGGAATGGCTCCAATATCAGATGCTGCTTCTGGAAGCTCCAAATTTGCAACTCCTTTTGCATTTGGTTCAGGTCACGTTGATCCTGAGAAGGCAGCTGATCCGGGGCTTGTATATGACATTTCCACTGAGGATTACCTGAATTACTTGTGCAGCCTGAACTACAACTCTTCCCAATTGGCTCTATTCTCAAGAAACAATTTCACTTGTCCTGATGAAGCAGCGATACTTCAGCCTGGTGATTTGAACTACCCTTCATTTGCGGTGCTCTTCAGAAATAATTCAGAGAGTATTACAGCTACATATAAAAGAACTGTGACAAATGTTGGCATCCCAGTTACTGCCTATACTGCACGGGTCATACAACCTAACGGGGTATCAGTAATCGTCGAGCCTAATGTTCTTCACTTTCAGGGCATTGGGCAGAAACTGAGTTATAAAGTGAGTTTCACCACATTGGAGGGTCGAAATTTGTCAGATAGTTACTCATTTGGATCTGTTGTATGGATATCAGAGAAACATACTGTTACTAGTCCAATTGCTGTCACCTGGCAGTAA
- the LOC113733095 gene encoding major pollen allergen Ole e 6-like — protein MAKQFVAVFLMCMVVVAAVHIHKAEATTAQQFSDCYNSCYNGCYQDGKGIGSTFCEMKCDADCVAKETKAKLLGE, from the exons atggCAAAGCAGTTTGTTGCAGTGTTTCTCATGTGCATGGTTGTCGTTGCCGCAGTGCACATTCACAAGGCTGAAGCCACCACCGCGCAGCAGTTCAGTGACTGCTATAACAGCTGTTACAATGGGTGCTATCAGGATGGAAAGGGCATCGGCTCCACCTTCTGCGAGATGAAGTGTGATGCTGATTGTGTCGCCAAAGAAACCAAAG CCAAACTGTTGGGCGAGTAG
- the LOC113733090 gene encoding subtilisin-like protease SBT4.14: protein MIGYHTYICSSPIRHLLLFLIALTALQAANGDVKKDFYIVFITDHSILDKEETAVQQTHVDLLASLKGSEADARESLVHSYTKSFNAFAAKLSEDEVGKLSSLDGVGSVIPNRYHKLHTTKSWEFIGLPPTAKRNLQVESNIIVGVLDTGITPQSQSFKDHGLGPPPAKWKGTCNHFANFSGCNNKLIGARYFKLDDFPDPDDILSPLDVDGHGTHTSSTLAGSLVPNANVYGLAKGTARGAVPSARVAMYKVCWASTGCSDMDILAAFDAAIADGVDIISISIGGLSGNYTTDSISMGSFYAMRKGILTVASAGNEGPNIGSVTNHAPWVFTVAASGIDRGFRSKIAIGNGQTVSGIGVNTFEPTQKSYPLTSGMDVAKDSKRRNLSSLCIEESMDPKKVKGKIVYCKLAVWGVDSVVKALGGIGTIVESDLFLDTAQIFMAPATMVNSSKGKSITAYIHSTRSPSAVIYRSQELKVQAPFAASFSSRGPNPGSQRLLKPDISAPGIDILASYTRLRSLTGLKGDTQYSDFTFMSGTSMSCPHVSGAAAYVKSFHPNWSPASIKSAIMTTATPMSSKTDRDTEFAHGAGQVNPVKALSPGLVYDMDDFSYIQFLCHEGYNDSSLANLAGQQQINCSKLLPATGEDAINYPTMQLRLKSNQEPTTGIFRRVVTNVGPSQSVYNATMKAPKGVVITVKPTSLSFSRASQKRSFKVVVKANPMSSKVLMVSGSLTWRSPGHTVRSPIVIFNPPLRH, encoded by the exons ATGATAGGGTACCATACTTACATCTGTTCATCCCCTATTCGTCATCTTCTGCTTTTCCTGATTGCACTGACAGCTCTTCAAGCTGCAAATGGAGACGTCAAGAAG GACTTCTATATCGTTTTCATCACGGATCATTCGATATTGGATAAAGAAGAAACAGCAGTTCAGCAGACACATGTTGATCTTCTCGCATCCCTTAAAGGAAG TGAAGCTGATGCTAGAGAGTCCCTGGTTCATAGTTATACGAAAAGCTTCAATGCGTTTGCAGCAAAGCTGTCTGAAGATGAAGTTGGCAAGTTATCAA GTCTGGATGGAGTTGGTTCAGTGATTCCAAATAGATATCACAAGCTGCATACTACCAAATCATGGGAATTTATTGGACTGCCTCCAACagcaaaaagaaatttgcaagtcGAGAGCAACATCATTGTTGGGGTACTAGATACAG GAATTACTCCACAGTCACAGAGCTTTAAGGATCACGGTCTAGGACCCCCACCAGCTAAATGGAAAGGAACTTGtaatcattttgcaaatttttcaGGATGCAACAA CAAGCTTATAGGAGCAAGATACTTCAAGTTGGACGATTTTCCAGACCCGGACGACATTTTATCACCATTAGATGTTGATGGCCATGGAACTCATACATCATCCACCTTAGCAGGCAGTCTAGTTCCTAATGCAAATGTGTACGGCCTTGCTAAAGGAACCGCCCGCGGGGCAGTCCCATCTGCTCGAGTGGCAATGTACAAAGTCTGTTGGGCGAGTACAGGTTGTTCAGACATGGATATTTTAGCTGCATTTGATGCAGCCATAGCTGATGGCGTGGACATTATATCTATCTCGATTGGCGGTTTATCGGGCAATTACACAACTGATTCTATATCAATGGGATCATTTTATGCGATGAGGAAAGGGATCTTGACCGTGGCTTCTGCAGGAAATGAAGGACCTAACATTGGTAGTGTCACAAACCATGCTCCATGGGTTTTTACTGTGGCTGCTAGTGGCATTGATCGAGGCTTCAGGAGCAAAATTGCAATTGGAAATGGACAGACAGTCTCA GGAATTGGAGTCAATACCTTTGAACCAACGCAGAAATCCTATCCCCTTACCAGTGGGATGGATGTAGCAAAAGATTCTAAGAGAAGGAACCTCTCAAG CCTATGTATTGAAGAATCAATGGACCCTAAGAAGGTAAAGGGAAAGATTGTGTATTGCAAGCTTGCTGTGTGGGGTGTTGATTCTGTTGTCAAAGCTCTTGGAGGTATAGGCACCATTGTTGAAAGCGATCTATTTCTGGAcactgcccaaattttcatgGCTCCTGCGACCATGGTGAACTCAAGCAAGGGTAAAAGCATTACTGCTTATATCCACTCAACAAG ATCGCCAAGTGCAGTGATTTACAGATCCCAGGAGCTTAAGGTTCAAGCACCATTTGCTGCTTCATTTTCATCCAGAGGTCCAAATCCTGGAAGCCAACGTCTTCTCAAG CCTGATATTTCAGCTCCCGGGATTGACATTTTGGCATCATACACTCGTCTGAGATCCCTCACTGGATTAAAAGGAGACACCCAATACTCGGATTTCACATTCATGTCTGGAACTTCCATGTCATGTCCACATGTCAGTGGGGCGGCAGCATATGTGAAATCATTCCATCCGAATTGGTCCCCAGCTTCGATCAAGTCTGCCATCATGACCACTG CTACCCCTATGAGCTCCAAAACAGACAGAGATACTGAATTTGCCCATGGTGCTGGTCAAGTGAATCCAGTGAAAGCTCTGAGCCCCGGACTGGTTTACGACATGGACGATTTCTCATACATTCAGTTCCTCTGTCATGAAGGCTACAATGATTCGTCCTTGGCTAATTTAGCTGGCCAACAACAAATAAATTGTTCCAAATTGCTTCCTGCAACTGGAGAAGATGCTATCAACTATCCAACAATGCAGCTCCGTTTGAAAAGCAATCAAGAGCCAACTACAGGGATTTTCAGAAGGGTAGTCACCAATGTCGGTCCTTCTCAGTCGGTGTACAATGCCACCATGAAAGCACCAAAAGGAGTGGTGATTACGGTGAAACCGACAAGTCTGTCTTTCTCCCGTGCATCACAAAAGAGAAGCTTTAAAGTTGTGGTGAAGGCAAACCCCATGTCAAGTAAGGTGCTAATGGTATCAGGTTCACTCACATGGAGAAGCCCCGGTCATACCGTGAGGAGTCCAATTGTCATCTTTAATCCACCGCTGAGACATTAA
- the LOC113733093 gene encoding phospholipase D gamma 1, translating to MDNYNSQSPSPYGSYGYPSMPPSSNPPYPPSSSVQYPPPASGQYPYPPYPHYPPSGTGYAIPHTYGYPPASSAPSVPPPGAPHPRPFEYGYLSPSHSGHLSYPYQGYPVYSNPSPQHQSHPSHVNEVSILERQDSSLSAAGSSAHYDHGGHNVSSYPPVYPPIDDLLASVHLSNNKPSAASQPLNNPSAPASPPAPATHLDPSVPQKYHSGPLPVTTKYNDQGTIYGVPNHSFSGGRIETPPYPSSPSPNIYVSIPQSPNLQLVPVPSPKGSLKVLLLHGNLDIWIYEAKHLPNMDMFHKTLGDMFNRLPGNMNTKIEGHMNHKITSDPYVSIAVAGATVGRTYVISNSENPVWMQHFNVPVAHHAAEVHFVVKDNDVVGSQLIGTVAIPVEHIYGGGKVEGRFPILGNNGKPCKAGAVLSVSIQYTPIEKLSIYHYGVGAGPEYSGVPGTYFPLRKGGTVTLYQDAHVPDGYLPNLKLENGMQYAHGKCWHDIFDAIRQARRLIYITGWSVWHNVRLVRDESSLAGYTLGELLKSKSQEGVRVLLLVWDDPTSRSILGYKTDGVMQTHDEETRRFFKHSSVQVLLCPRVAGKRHSWYKQREVGVIYTHHQKSVIVDADAGNNRRRIISFIGGLDICDGRYDTPQHPIFRTLQTTHVDDYHNPTFAGNVAGCPREAWHDMHCKIDGPAAYDVLTNFEERWMKASKPQGIKKLKVSFDDSLLRLERLPDILGASDTPCIVDNNPESWHVQIFRSIDSNSVKRFPKDPKEATLKNLVCGKNVLIDMSIHTAYVKAIRAAQHFIYIENQYFIGSSYNWGQHRDLGANNLIPMEIALKIANKIRAHERFAAYIVIPMWPEGNPTGAATQRILFWQHKTMQMMYETIYKALVEVGLEDAFSPQDFLNFYCLGNREVLDTSDASSTESHGPANTPQALSRKSRRFMIYVHSKGMIVDDEYIIIGSANINQRSMEGMRDTEIAMGAYQPHHTWARNRSSPHGQIYGYRMSLWAEHLGVIEDCFTQPESVECVRRVKTMGEANWNRYAAPEVTEMRAHLLKYPVEVDRTGKVRPLPGHESFPDVGGNIVGSFLAIQENLTI from the exons ATGGATAATTACAATTCTCAATCTCCATCTCCCTATGGGAGTTATGGGTATCCTTCTATGCCACCATCTTCAAATCCACCATACCCTCCTTCCAGCTCTGTTCAATATCCACCTCCAGCTTCTGGACAGTATCCATATCCTCCATACCCTCATTATCCTCCATCAGGCACCGGATATGCCATCCCTCATACTTATGGATATCCACCAGCATCATCGGCACCAAGTGTACCTCCTCCTGGAGCACCACATCCACGCCCTTTTGAATATGGATACCTCTCCCCATCACATTCTGGCCATCTTTCATATCCATACCAGGGATATCCGGTTTATTCCAACCCATCTCCTCAACATCAGAGTCATCCATCTCACGTTAATGAGGTGTCCATACTCGAACGCCAAGACAGTTCACTATCTGCGGCTGGATCATCAGCACATTATGATCATGGAGGTCACAATGTTAGTTCCTATCCCCCAGTTTATCCTCCTATTGATGACCTGTTAGCCAGTGTGCACCTGTCAAACAATAAACCATCTGCTGCATCTCAACCTCTAAACAACCCTTCTGCCCCCGCATCTCCTCCTGCTCCTGCCACACATTTGGACCCTAGTGTACCTCAGAAATATCATTCAGGGCCACTACCAGTTACTACAAAGTATAATGATCAAGGGACGATATATGGTGTCCCAAATCACTCCTTTTCTGGTGGTCGGATTGAGACTCCTCCTTATCCTTCTTCACCCAGCCCTAACATCTATGTTAGTATACCTCAGAGCCCAAATCTGCAGCTTGTGCCAGTTCCATCTCCTAAAGGATCGTTAAAAGTGCTGCTTTTGCATGGAAATTTGGATATATGGATCTATGAAGCAAAACATCTTCCAAATATGGACATGTTCCACAAAACATTAGGGGATATGTTTAACAGATTACCTGGCAATATGAACACCAAGATTGAAGGGCACATGAACCATAAGATAACAAGCGATCCCTATGTCTCTATTGCAGTAGCTGGTGCTACAGTTGGAAGGACATATGTAATAAGCAATAGCGAAAATCCTGTGTGGATGCAACATTTCAATGTACCAGTTGCTCATCATGCTGCTGAAGTTCACTTTGTGGTGAAGGATAATGATGTAGTGGGATCTCAGCTTATTGGAACTGTCGCAATTCCAGTGGAGCATATATATGGAGGAGGGAAAGTTGAAGGGCGTTTTCCAATCCTTGGTAACAATGGAAAGCCCTGCAAGGCTGGAGCTGTTTTGAGTGTTTCAATACAATATACCCCAATAGAGAAATTGAGCATTTATCATTATGGAGTCGGAGCAGGTCCAGAGTATAGCGGTGTTCCTGGTACATACTTTCCGCTTAGAAAGGGAGGGACCGTTACTCTTTATCAAGATGCTCATGTGCCTGATGGATACCTTCCAAATCTGAAGCTAGAGAATGGTATGCAATATGCCCATGGAAAGTGCTGGCATGACATATTTGATGCAATTCGGCAAGCCCGTAGACTGATATACATTACCGGATGGTCAGTATGGCACAACGTTAGACTGGTTAGAGATGAAAGTTCTCTCGCTGGTTACACCTTGGGGGAGCTGCTGAAGTCAAAGTCACAGGAAGGAGTGAGAGTTCTGCTTCTTGTATGGGACGACCCTACATCAAGAAGCATCCTCGGTTACAAAACA GATGGAGTCATGCAAACTCACGATGAAGAAACTCGCCGTTTCTTTAAACACTCTTCTGTGCAAGTTCTACTTTGCCCACGTGTGGCTGGAAAACGTCACAGCTGGTACAAACAGAGG GAAGTTGGAGTAATCTACACGCACCATCAGAAGTCTGTGATAGTAGATGCTGATGCTGGTAACAATAGAAGAAGAATCATTTCTTTCATTGGAGGACTTGACATATGTGATGGGCGATACGATACTCCACAGCATCCCATATTCAGAACTCTGCAAACAACTCATGTGGATGACTATCATAATCCTACCTTTGCG GGGAATGTGGCTGGTTGTCCTAGAGAAGCATGGCATGACATGCACTGCAAAATTGATGGTCCGGCAGCATATGATGTTCTTACAAACTTTGAAGAGCGCTGGATGAAGGCGTCAAAGCCACAGGGCATTAAGAAGTTGAAAGTATCATTTGACGATTCTTTGCTTCGCTTGGAAAGGCTGCCAGACATACTGGGGGCATCTGATACCCCCTGCATTGTTGACAATAATCCTGAATCTTGGCACGTTCAG ATTTTTCGatcaattgattcaaattctgtAAAACGCTTTCCAAAGGATCCTAAAGAAGCTACACTGAAG AACTTGGTTTGTGGGAAGAATGTACTTATTGATATGAGCATACATACAGCATATGTAAAGGCCATTCGTGCTGCCcaacatttcatttacatcgaaAATCAGTATTTCATTGGCTCCTCGTACAATTGGGGTCAACATAGGGACCTTG GTGCAAACAATTTGATTCCAATGGAAATTGCCCTTAAAATTGCCAACAAGATCAGGGCACATGAGAGGTTTGCTGCATATATTGTCATCCCAATGTGGCCAGAGGGCAATCCAACTGGTGCTGCTACACAAAGGATTCTATTTTGGCAG CATAAAACAATGCAAATGATGTATGAGACGATCTACAAGGCGTTAGTGGAAGTTGGGCTGGAGGATGCCTTCTCGCCACAagattttttaaacttttattgCCTTGGAAATCGAGAGGTTCTTGACACGAGTGATGCATCAAGCACTGAAAGTCATGGTCCAGCAAACACTCCTCAG GCACTAAGTCGTAAAAGCCGAAGATTCATGATTTATGTGCATTCGAAAGGTATGATAGTGGATGATGAATATATTATTATAGGGTCTGCAAACATTAATCAGCGGTCCATGGAGGGCATGAGAGACACGGAGATTGCAATGGGTGCCTATCAGCCTCACCATACGTGGGCAAGAAATCGGTCGAGTCCACATGGACAG ATTTATGGGTATAGAATGTCTCTGTGGGCTGAACATCTTGGAGTTATTGAGGATTGCTTTACTCAACCGGAGTCTGTAGAATGTGTCCGACGGGTTAAAACGATGGGCGAAGCAAATTGGAACCGATATGCTGCTCCAGAGGTAACAGAAATGAGGGCGCACCTGCTGAAGTACCCTGTGGAAGTAGACCGGACAGGCAAGGTGAGGCCGCTTCCAGGACATGAAAGTTTCCCGGATGTCGGAGGCAACATTGTGGGATCATTTCTTGCCATTCAAGAAAATCTTACCATCTAA